In a single window of the Pedococcus dokdonensis genome:
- a CDS encoding ATP-binding cassette domain-containing protein, producing the protein MAVWAPSPPGRKSGSAALSDAPPVPERPGHVVVDGLTWRPYGRRSPVLADLSLDLPPGQRVLLVGPSGAGKSTLLRGLAGVLGTADAGELAGTVRLDGAPPGDRAGAVGLVLQEPGAGVVSATIGRDVAFGLENIGVPRAEMPARVAAALAAVRLGMPTDTPTSALSGGEQQRLALAGALALEPTLLLLDEPTAMLDPESAASVRASVEVAVRARRLTTVVVEHRLGPWLDFADRLVVLDTVGRVTADGPPQRVLDERGDELVAQGIWVPGRPDPTPRRVPVGTFGAAVLGANIVADQGRSVTVTRTVRRLDGSSRTTVAVQDQDLDARAGQLQALVGPSGSGKSTLLLALGGLLAVDGGQVRAHPDLAVDDVRDPRRWSTTDLAERLAWVPQWASSTIVAHTVLDEVMTTSRAVGLVESEALSRARALLDLLGLAHLENADPRHLSGGEQRRLAMASAVVHQPAVLLADEPTVGQDRLTWAAVTGILDTLRDAGSAVVVSTHDDAVVAAADRVTTLTRPAQPPTEPAARRPLVAHAGPLSLLLGAMLAVPAGIVSPHWQVSLAVLGTQVLLALVGLTSTGSGPRPRGRLRAVLLRLSPGLVASVSVAWSTWLLGGHDVGLAATAALRVLIIVFPSAVLVPHIDADALGDHLAQRLHLPARPVVALSAALQRIHTFGEIWSEIARARRVRGIGPSRRSAVSLAREAWALTIGMLVRSLQAAAALAVAMDARGFATAYRRTWAATAPWRPADGLVVVASLVPLAVALFVR; encoded by the coding sequence CTGGCGGTCTGGGCGCCTTCCCCGCCGGGCAGGAAGTCAGGGAGCGCGGCGCTGTCTGACGCGCCACCCGTCCCGGAGCGGCCGGGTCACGTCGTCGTCGACGGGCTGACCTGGCGACCGTACGGTCGGCGGTCGCCGGTCCTGGCCGACCTGTCACTGGACCTGCCGCCGGGTCAGCGCGTCCTGCTCGTGGGCCCGAGCGGCGCCGGCAAGTCCACGCTCCTGCGTGGGCTCGCCGGTGTCCTCGGGACCGCCGACGCCGGCGAGCTCGCGGGGACGGTGCGCCTCGACGGCGCGCCCCCGGGCGACCGGGCCGGCGCCGTGGGCCTGGTGCTCCAGGAACCGGGTGCCGGCGTGGTGTCCGCGACGATCGGCCGGGACGTCGCGTTCGGCCTGGAGAACATCGGTGTGCCGCGGGCGGAAATGCCCGCGCGCGTCGCCGCGGCGCTGGCCGCCGTGCGGCTCGGGATGCCGACGGACACCCCGACCAGCGCGCTGTCGGGCGGGGAGCAACAGCGGCTCGCGCTGGCCGGTGCGCTGGCGCTCGAGCCGACCCTGCTGCTGCTCGACGAGCCCACCGCCATGCTCGACCCCGAGAGTGCTGCCTCGGTCCGGGCCAGCGTCGAGGTGGCCGTCCGGGCCCGACGCCTCACCACGGTGGTGGTGGAGCACCGGCTCGGTCCGTGGCTGGACTTCGCCGACCGTCTCGTCGTGCTCGACACGGTGGGTCGGGTCACGGCAGACGGCCCGCCTCAGCGGGTGCTCGACGAACGCGGGGACGAGCTGGTGGCGCAGGGGATCTGGGTGCCCGGGCGACCGGACCCGACACCGCGGAGGGTGCCGGTCGGGACGTTCGGGGCAGCGGTGCTCGGCGCCAACATCGTCGCCGACCAGGGGCGCTCGGTCACCGTGACCAGGACCGTTCGACGGCTCGACGGGTCGAGCCGTACCACGGTCGCCGTGCAGGATCAGGACCTCGACGCCCGGGCCGGGCAGCTGCAGGCGCTGGTCGGTCCGAGCGGCTCGGGCAAGTCGACCCTCCTGCTCGCCCTGGGTGGGCTCCTGGCCGTCGACGGCGGCCAGGTGCGAGCACACCCCGACCTCGCCGTCGACGACGTGCGGGACCCGCGCCGCTGGTCGACCACCGACCTCGCCGAACGGCTGGCGTGGGTGCCGCAGTGGGCCAGCTCGACGATCGTCGCCCACACCGTCCTCGACGAGGTCATGACGACCTCGCGTGCGGTCGGGCTGGTCGAGTCCGAGGCGCTGTCCCGCGCCCGGGCGCTGCTGGACCTCCTCGGCCTCGCCCACCTCGAGAACGCCGACCCGCGCCACCTCTCCGGAGGTGAGCAGCGTCGTCTCGCGATGGCCTCCGCAGTGGTGCACCAGCCCGCCGTCCTGCTGGCCGACGAACCCACCGTCGGGCAGGACCGCCTCACCTGGGCGGCGGTGACGGGGATCCTCGACACGCTGCGCGACGCCGGCTCGGCCGTGGTCGTGTCCACCCATGACGATGCGGTGGTCGCCGCGGCCGACCGGGTGACGACCCTCACCCGGCCGGCGCAGCCGCCCACCGAGCCCGCGGCGCGCCGCCCACTGGTCGCGCACGCAGGTCCGTTGTCGCTGCTGCTGGGCGCCATGCTCGCGGTGCCGGCCGGGATCGTCTCGCCGCACTGGCAGGTCAGCCTCGCCGTCCTCGGCACGCAGGTGCTCCTGGCCCTGGTCGGCCTGACCTCGACCGGGAGCGGGCCGCGCCCACGCGGACGGCTGCGGGCGGTCCTGCTGAGGCTCTCACCCGGGCTGGTCGCGTCGGTCTCGGTCGCCTGGTCGACCTGGCTGCTCGGGGGTCACGACGTCGGCCTCGCAGCCACCGCGGCCCTGCGCGTCCTCATCATCGTCTTCCCGTCCGCGGTGCTGGTGCCCCACATCGACGCGGATGCTCTGGGCGACCACCTGGCCCAGCGGCTGCACCTCCCGGCCCGACCGGTCGTCGCGCTCTCCGCTGCGCTGCAACGGATCCACACGTTCGGCGAGATCTGGTCGGAGATCGCCCGCGCCCGTCGGGTGCGCGGCATCGGCCCCTCGCGCAGGTCTGCGGTGTCGTTGGCCCGCGAGGCGTGGGCGCTCACCATCGGCATGCTCGTCCGGTCCCTGCAAGCCGCCGCCGCGCTCGCGGTGGCCATGGACGCGAGGGGCTTCGCCACGGCATACCGACGCACGTGGGCGGCCACCGCGCCGTGGCGACCGGCGGACGGGCTGGTCGTCGTCGCCAGCCTGGTGCCCCTGGCTGTCGCGCTGTTCGTCCGCTGA
- a CDS encoding ECF transporter S component, translated as MSTTNTPAGSAETTTPTTPADPAASAGVPSAPARRGSIRATAPLFGWRTVDLLTVTFLAVAFGVAYWGYDAFYNSPFVSGLSFGFQPLWGLFAGPWFLAGVVGGLVIRRPGAALFCEFVAALVAMLIGNTYGASGLLSGLLQGLGAEAAFLVFGYGAFGLGAAVFAGALAAPLEAVYEWFTWTKDWSFGWKLAYGAIMVVSGAVVAGAGGWALTKALARAGGLGAFPAGQEVRERGAV; from the coding sequence ATGAGCACCACCAACACCCCGGCCGGCTCGGCCGAGACCACCACCCCGACCACCCCGGCCGACCCGGCCGCCTCGGCCGGCGTCCCCTCGGCGCCCGCCCGGCGCGGGAGCATCCGGGCGACCGCACCGCTGTTCGGCTGGCGCACCGTCGACCTGCTGACGGTGACCTTCCTCGCCGTCGCGTTCGGCGTCGCCTACTGGGGCTACGACGCGTTCTACAACAGCCCGTTCGTGAGCGGGCTCAGCTTCGGGTTCCAGCCCCTGTGGGGGCTCTTCGCCGGGCCGTGGTTCCTGGCCGGTGTGGTCGGCGGCCTGGTCATCCGGCGGCCCGGCGCCGCGCTGTTCTGCGAGTTCGTCGCCGCGCTCGTGGCCATGCTGATCGGCAACACCTACGGTGCCAGCGGGCTGCTGAGCGGCCTGCTCCAGGGGCTGGGCGCGGAGGCCGCCTTCCTGGTCTTCGGCTACGGCGCCTTCGGGCTCGGGGCCGCCGTGTTCGCCGGTGCGCTCGCCGCACCGCTCGAAGCCGTCTACGAGTGGTTCACCTGGACCAAGGACTGGTCGTTCGGCTGGAAGCTCGCGTACGGCGCGATCATGGTCGTCTCGGGTGCCGTCGTCGCCGGCGCGGGTGGTTGGGCCCTGACCAAGGCGCTCGCCCGGGCTGGCGGTCTGGGCGCCTTCCCCGCCGGGCAGGAAGTCAGGGAGCGCGGCGCTGTCTGA
- a CDS encoding DUF4235 domain-containing protein has translation MGPLVWRVLGTGSAILAGVVANKLVTTAWKKAGRDAVVDPRDPRTPWKDAIAFAALTGLAAGAAKVIATRKAAEYYQKSAGHLPKAMQEGDA, from the coding sequence ATGGGACCACTGGTGTGGAGAGTGCTCGGGACCGGGTCCGCGATCCTCGCGGGTGTCGTCGCCAACAAGCTCGTCACGACGGCGTGGAAGAAGGCCGGGCGCGACGCGGTGGTCGACCCGCGTGACCCCCGCACCCCGTGGAAGGACGCCATCGCCTTCGCCGCCCTCACCGGCCTGGCCGCGGGCGCAGCCAAGGTCATCGCCACCCGCAAGGCGGCCGAGTACTACCAGAAGTCGGCCGGCCACCTGCCTAAGGCCATGCAGGAGGGCGACGCCTGA
- the hutI gene encoding imidazolonepropionase produces MSATTDSQELGSTLVTGIGELVTCDGSTPDGLGLRHDAAVVVEAGLIAWVGPAAQAPAADRVVDVDGRAVLPGFVDSHAHLVFAGDRGDEFAARMAGTPYDGGGIGVSVAATRAASDDQLRALVAARVAEMRAQGTTTVEIKSGYGLTVADEARALRIAREHTPETTFLGAHVVPPEHAGDRAAYLELVTGPMLAAAAPHAKWVDVFCEPHSQHAFTEDEARSVLVAGRQAGLGLRVHGNQLGHGPGVRLAVELGAASVDHCTFLSAADIEALVGASDTTVATLLPGVEFSTRSPYPDAAGLLRAGVSIALATDCNPGTCYSSSMPFVIALAVREMGLTPGEAVLAATVGSAKSLRRNDIGRIEVGARADLTMLDAPSHVHLSYRAGVPIARALDL; encoded by the coding sequence GTGAGCGCGACCACCGACTCCCAGGAGCTCGGCAGCACCCTCGTCACCGGCATCGGCGAGCTGGTGACCTGCGACGGCAGCACCCCTGACGGCCTGGGCCTGCGGCATGACGCCGCGGTCGTCGTCGAGGCCGGTCTGATCGCCTGGGTGGGGCCGGCGGCGCAGGCTCCGGCCGCCGACCGCGTCGTCGACGTCGACGGTCGCGCGGTGCTCCCGGGTTTCGTCGACTCCCACGCCCACCTCGTCTTCGCCGGTGACCGTGGTGACGAGTTCGCTGCCCGGATGGCCGGCACCCCCTACGACGGTGGCGGGATCGGGGTCTCCGTCGCGGCGACGCGCGCGGCGTCAGACGACCAGCTGCGTGCGCTGGTGGCTGCCCGGGTCGCGGAGATGCGAGCGCAGGGCACCACTACCGTCGAGATCAAGAGCGGCTACGGACTCACCGTGGCGGACGAGGCGCGAGCCCTGCGCATCGCCCGGGAGCACACCCCCGAGACGACCTTCCTCGGCGCGCACGTGGTGCCCCCCGAGCACGCGGGCGACCGCGCGGCATACCTCGAGCTGGTCACCGGGCCGATGCTGGCCGCGGCCGCTCCGCACGCGAAGTGGGTCGACGTCTTCTGCGAGCCGCACTCGCAGCACGCCTTCACCGAGGACGAGGCGCGCTCCGTGCTGGTGGCCGGGCGGCAGGCCGGCCTCGGGCTGCGGGTGCACGGCAACCAGCTCGGGCACGGGCCGGGGGTGCGGCTCGCCGTCGAGCTCGGCGCGGCCAGTGTCGACCACTGCACCTTCCTGTCCGCCGCCGACATCGAGGCACTGGTCGGCGCCTCCGACACCACGGTGGCCACCCTGCTGCCGGGCGTGGAGTTCTCGACCCGTTCGCCCTACCCCGATGCCGCGGGGCTGCTCCGGGCAGGGGTCTCGATCGCGCTCGCGACCGACTGCAACCCGGGCACCTGCTACTCGTCGTCGATGCCGTTCGTCATCGCGCTCGCCGTGCGGGAGATGGGTCTGACGCCCGGTGAGGCAGTCCTGGCGGCCACCGTCGGTTCGGCGAAATCGCTGCGGCGCAACGACATCGGGCGCATCGAGGTCGGCGCGCGGGCCGACCTGACGATGCTCGACGCGCCCTCGCACGTGCACCTGTCCTACCGGGCAGGTGTGCCGATCGCGCGCGCTCTCGACCTGTAG
- a CDS encoding formimidoylglutamate deiminase, translating into MTAGPTTYWAEHAWLPTGLATGVRFDVTDGHFAAVHRHARAEAGDVRLHGVVLPGLANAHSHAFHRALRGRTHGDGGNFWTWRQQMYAVTRHLTPDTYFALARAVFAEMVLSGTTVVGEFHYLHHDVSGRPYADPNAMGTALVEAAKEAGLRLTLLDTCYLAGGLSGDGHLPLDEVQRRFTDGDVDRWAARVAALSPDATTRIGSAVHSVRAVPRDALRAMAEVTRGRTVHAHVSEQPAENLATQMYYGATPTELLDEAGLLGERFSAVHATHLSDHDIELLGGSASTACFCPTTERDLADGIGPARALVEAGARISLGSDQHAVIDPFEEVRGLEMHERLASNERGRFTPDELMTAASVDGYRSLGWSDAGTIADGSAADFVVVRTDTVNTTGAKAGQILYSATRSDVDTVVVGGQAVVESGRHRLGDVAALLGRALADVRDHQ; encoded by the coding sequence GTGACCGCCGGCCCGACCACCTACTGGGCCGAGCACGCCTGGCTCCCCACGGGCCTGGCCACCGGGGTGCGGTTCGACGTGACCGACGGCCACTTCGCCGCCGTGCACCGGCACGCCCGGGCCGAGGCCGGCGACGTGCGCCTGCACGGCGTGGTCCTGCCCGGCCTCGCCAACGCGCACAGCCATGCCTTCCACCGCGCGCTGCGCGGCCGCACCCACGGTGACGGCGGCAACTTCTGGACCTGGCGCCAGCAGATGTATGCCGTGACGCGGCACCTCACGCCCGACACCTACTTCGCGCTCGCCCGTGCGGTGTTCGCCGAGATGGTGCTGTCGGGCACGACGGTCGTGGGCGAGTTCCACTACCTGCACCACGACGTCTCCGGGCGGCCGTACGCCGACCCCAACGCGATGGGCACCGCTCTCGTCGAGGCGGCGAAGGAGGCCGGCCTGCGGCTTACCCTGCTCGACACCTGCTACCTCGCGGGCGGTCTGTCGGGTGACGGGCACCTCCCGCTCGACGAGGTGCAGCGCCGCTTCACCGACGGCGACGTCGACCGCTGGGCGGCGCGCGTCGCCGCGCTCAGCCCCGACGCGACGACCCGCATCGGGTCGGCCGTGCACTCGGTCCGGGCGGTCCCCCGCGACGCGCTGCGGGCGATGGCCGAGGTCACCCGGGGCCGGACCGTGCACGCCCACGTCAGCGAGCAACCGGCCGAGAACCTCGCCACCCAGATGTACTACGGCGCCACTCCCACCGAGCTGCTCGACGAGGCGGGCCTGCTCGGCGAGCGGTTCAGCGCGGTGCACGCCACGCACCTGAGCGACCACGACATCGAGCTGCTCGGTGGGTCCGCCTCGACGGCGTGCTTCTGCCCCACCACGGAGCGCGACCTCGCCGACGGGATCGGCCCGGCCCGTGCCCTCGTGGAGGCCGGTGCGCGGATCTCGCTCGGCTCCGACCAGCACGCGGTCATCGACCCGTTCGAGGAGGTCCGGGGGCTGGAGATGCACGAGCGGCTCGCGAGCAACGAGCGCGGCCGGTTCACCCCCGACGAGCTGATGACCGCCGCCTCCGTCGACGGCTACCGCAGCCTCGGCTGGTCCGACGCCGGAACGATCGCGGACGGCTCGGCGGCCGACTTCGTCGTCGTCCGCACCGACACGGTCAACACCACGGGCGCCAAGGCCGGCCAGATCCTCTACAGCGCAACGCGATCCGACGTCGACACGGTCGTGGTCGGTGGGCAGGCCGTCGTGGAGTCGGGGCGGCACCGCCTGGGCGACGTGGCGGCCCTGCTCGGCAGGGCACTCGCCGACGTGCGGGACCACCAGTGA
- a CDS encoding allantoate amidohydrolase, producing the protein MSFESMWSDLQPVGRSAQSGGYRRFAWTREDHDLREWFAAECAARGLDLTEDRMGNQWAWWGDPDAAASRGAKGVVTGSHLDSVPDGGAFDGPLGVVSALAAVDSLRSNGFEPAKPIGVVNFVDEEGARFGVACAGSRVITGAMTARRARSLTDADGTTMAEALKRAGRDPHQIGRDDDALRRVGSFVELHVEQGRGLVDLDHPVAVGSDIWPHGRWRLDFVGEANHAGTTRLEDRHDAMLGYAAAVLAAREAAITHGCVATIGKVAVTPGGVNAIPSAVTGWLDARGASPRAVRRAVSDITAMVEQSGGKITQESWTPSTPFDASLSARLGTRLGGIPVLGTGAGHDAGILANAGIPTAMLFVRNPTGVSHSPEEFAETSDCLEGVAALTAVLEDLAGDPA; encoded by the coding sequence GTGAGCTTCGAGTCGATGTGGTCCGACCTGCAGCCGGTCGGACGCAGCGCCCAGAGCGGCGGCTACCGGCGGTTCGCGTGGACGCGCGAGGACCACGACCTGCGCGAGTGGTTCGCCGCCGAGTGCGCTGCGCGCGGGCTGGACCTCACCGAGGACCGGATGGGCAACCAGTGGGCCTGGTGGGGTGACCCCGACGCGGCGGCATCCCGCGGTGCGAAGGGCGTGGTCACCGGTTCCCACCTCGACAGCGTCCCCGACGGCGGGGCGTTCGACGGGCCGTTGGGGGTCGTGAGCGCCCTGGCCGCGGTGGACTCGTTGCGCAGCAACGGTTTCGAGCCGGCCAAGCCGATCGGTGTCGTCAACTTCGTCGACGAGGAGGGGGCCCGCTTCGGTGTCGCCTGCGCGGGCTCCCGCGTCATCACCGGAGCCATGACCGCGCGGCGTGCGCGCAGCCTGACCGACGCCGACGGCACGACGATGGCCGAGGCGCTCAAGAGGGCCGGCCGCGACCCCCACCAGATCGGGCGTGACGACGACGCCCTGCGCCGGGTCGGCAGCTTCGTCGAGCTGCACGTCGAGCAGGGCCGCGGCCTGGTCGACCTCGACCACCCCGTCGCGGTGGGCAGCGACATCTGGCCGCACGGCCGGTGGCGCCTCGACTTCGTCGGCGAGGCGAACCACGCGGGCACCACCAGGCTCGAGGACCGCCACGACGCGATGCTCGGGTATGCCGCGGCGGTGCTGGCCGCCCGCGAGGCCGCCATCACGCACGGTTGCGTCGCCACCATCGGCAAGGTCGCCGTCACGCCGGGCGGGGTCAACGCGATCCCCAGCGCGGTCACCGGCTGGCTCGACGCGCGGGGTGCGAGCCCGCGCGCCGTCCGCCGAGCGGTCTCCGACATCACCGCCATGGTCGAGCAGTCCGGCGGCAAGATCACCCAGGAGTCGTGGACGCCGTCCACCCCGTTCGACGCCTCGCTGAGCGCGCGGCTGGGCACCCGGCTCGGCGGCATACCCGTCCTGGGCACGGGGGCCGGTCACGACGCCGGCATCCTCGCCAACGCCGGCATCCCGACCGCCATGCTCTTCGTCCGCAACCCCACCGGCGTCTCGCACTCCCCGGAGGAGTTCGCCGAGACGTCCGACTGCCTCGAGGGCGTCGCCGCGTTGACCGCCGTGCTCGAGGACCTCGCCGGGGATCCCGCGTGA
- a CDS encoding metallophosphoesterase — protein sequence MGRHVSRIHRARRVRRLRRIRRGMALGLVGASLLAGLTAPAWADSVSCGAMTVPVLQRVNPETSLSIDTTWKQEADNAAQRYGYTVDPGVVYKAAWDSRRGLVGIHRLYKPGGADFRMLPAGPELDAVVASGYRDQGTWFYASAGRRLGCVAVHTFVNGIRHRTAATAEGKAALVAQGWKDLGPSYWAAAPDPVTPPTSTSTLPTATPSTPTSSTSTTSSSSSTSTTTVPTTTITDPTTTTTLTPTTQPTTTTTSTTTTTTVPPTTTTQPTTTTTSTTTTQPTTTTTTTTPPTTTTTTTPPLPPDPTPDGSFGLAWLPDTQDETSAGPYYDRFEQRTRWLAENKDDLDLKFVGSSGDVTNWGWLVPSQFQVASTAMQTIQDAGLPYAMAIGNHDTRAVGWNGVQGSTGYGGSAYMYNPECKTRFPASECRSDYLVRHTEEFNGTFTAGRYGSVGGAYEPGKVDNIFSTFSAGGHRWLVLTLELWARPDVVSWARTVVEEHPQHNVIIQTHAYLSGDGSIMGDNGGYGSTSPKYLWDNLVSQYPNIKMVFSGHVGVQATRTDVGVHGNTVYSFLQCFHDKTSNPVRLLDIDPAAGTISTRIYAPWTKTSYPDYAKTFSGVKFVG from the coding sequence ATGGGTCGTCACGTCAGCCGGATCCACCGTGCCCGCAGGGTCCGTCGTCTCCGCCGCATCCGCCGCGGGATGGCCCTGGGACTGGTCGGAGCGTCGCTGCTGGCGGGGCTGACGGCACCGGCCTGGGCCGACTCGGTGAGCTGTGGGGCGATGACCGTCCCCGTGCTGCAGCGGGTCAACCCGGAGACCTCCCTGTCGATCGACACCACCTGGAAGCAGGAGGCCGACAACGCCGCGCAGCGGTACGGCTACACCGTCGACCCGGGGGTCGTCTACAAGGCCGCGTGGGACTCGCGCCGCGGTCTCGTCGGCATCCACCGGCTCTACAAGCCCGGTGGTGCCGACTTCCGCATGCTGCCCGCCGGGCCCGAGCTGGACGCCGTCGTGGCGTCCGGCTACCGCGACCAGGGCACCTGGTTCTACGCCTCGGCCGGACGGCGGCTCGGGTGCGTCGCGGTGCACACCTTCGTCAACGGCATCCGGCACCGCACTGCGGCGACCGCGGAGGGCAAGGCCGCGCTCGTGGCGCAGGGCTGGAAGGACCTCGGTCCGAGCTACTGGGCGGCGGCCCCCGACCCGGTGACCCCGCCCACCAGCACCTCCACGCTGCCGACCGCGACACCCTCCACCCCCACGAGCAGCACCAGCACGACCAGCAGCTCGAGCTCGACCAGCACGACGACGGTCCCCACGACGACGATCACCGACCCCACCACCACGACGACACTGACCCCGACCACGCAGCCCACCACCACGACCACGTCGACGACGACCACCACCACGGTCCCGCCGACCACCACCACGCAGCCCACCACCACGACCACGTCGACGACGACCACGCAGCCCACGACCACCACCACGACGACCACGCCGCCGACGACGACCACCACCACGACCCCACCGCTGCCGCCCGACCCGACCCCGGACGGCAGCTTCGGCCTCGCCTGGCTCCCCGACACCCAGGACGAGACCTCCGCCGGTCCCTACTACGACCGGTTCGAGCAGCGCACCCGCTGGCTCGCCGAGAACAAGGACGACCTCGACCTGAAGTTCGTCGGCAGCTCCGGCGACGTCACCAACTGGGGCTGGCTGGTGCCGTCGCAGTTCCAGGTCGCGAGCACCGCGATGCAGACCATCCAGGACGCTGGGCTCCCCTACGCCATGGCGATCGGCAACCACGACACCCGGGCGGTGGGCTGGAACGGCGTCCAGGGCAGCACCGGCTACGGCGGCTCCGCCTACATGTACAACCCGGAGTGCAAGACCCGCTTCCCCGCGAGCGAGTGCCGGTCCGACTACCTGGTGCGGCACACCGAGGAGTTCAACGGCACCTTCACCGCCGGGCGCTACGGCTCGGTCGGCGGCGCCTACGAGCCCGGCAAGGTCGACAACATCTTCTCGACCTTCTCCGCCGGTGGGCACCGCTGGTTGGTGCTGACCCTCGAGCTGTGGGCCCGCCCCGACGTCGTGTCGTGGGCTCGCACCGTGGTCGAGGAGCACCCGCAGCACAACGTGATCATCCAGACCCACGCCTACCTCAGCGGCGACGGAAGCATCATGGGTGACAACGGCGGTTACGGCTCCACCTCACCGAAGTACCTGTGGGACAACCTCGTCTCGCAGTACCCGAACATCAAGATGGTCTTCTCCGGACACGTCGGGGTGCAGGCGACCCGCACCGACGTCGGCGTCCACGGGAACACCGTCTACTCGTTCCTGCAGTGCTTCCACGACAAGACGAGCAACCCGGTGCGACTGCTCGACATCGACCCGGCCGCCGGCACCATCTCGACCCGGATCTACGCGCCGTGGACCAAGACGTCGTACCCCGACTACGCCAAGACCTTCTCGGGGGTGAAGTTCGTCGGCTGA
- a CDS encoding aminoacyl-tRNA deacylase: MTDEATPTEGEQRASAALAASGIEHRITRHGRVGSLEEAAAARGVEPRDIIKTLVVRRAEDDYLFVLVPGGREISWPKLRALLGVNRMSMPDATVARQVTGYERGTITPFGSTTPLPVVADATVTGRLVSIGAGAHGVAATAQADDVVRALGAEVADVTDLTEVSGSGG; this comes from the coding sequence ATGACCGACGAGGCCACACCCACCGAAGGCGAACAGCGGGCTTCGGCAGCACTCGCAGCAAGCGGCATCGAGCACCGGATCACCCGGCACGGTCGGGTCGGCTCGCTGGAGGAAGCCGCCGCCGCCCGGGGTGTCGAGCCCCGCGACATCATCAAGACCCTCGTGGTGCGCCGGGCCGAGGACGACTACCTGTTCGTGCTGGTGCCGGGCGGCAGGGAGATCTCCTGGCCCAAGCTGCGCGCCCTGCTCGGCGTGAACCGGATGTCGATGCCCGATGCGACCGTGGCCAGGCAGGTGACGGGCTACGAGCGGGGCACGATCACGCCGTTCGGCTCGACCACCCCCCTCCCCGTGGTGGCCGACGCCACCGTCACGGGCCGCCTGGTGTCGATCGGGGCCGGGGCACACGGCGTGGCCGCGACCGCCCAGGCCGACGACGTGGTGCGCGCCCTCGGCGCCGAGGTCGCCGACGTCACGGACCTCACCGAGGTCAGCGGGTCTGGAGGCTGA
- a CDS encoding metallophosphoesterase — translation MCALVGSLAGCTTPTRSPAPASSPPPASTAITPTTGAAPTPEPTTEPTAEPLPAVEDPATTFSFAVIPDTQPEVRADDPRTDKRNAWLVAHRGQLNLQWVLHSGDVQDWDTPDHQQWVSMSTRFRALAAAGIPFIAAPGNHDTAAVCEGGSACPGADTAVTVRDTTLWNTYYPPSYFGFEGLAEPGRSDNGFRTFRAGGDDWLVLSLEIWPRPGIVDWAKQVVASHPHHNVIVLTHMFLEGDGSISTTNGGYGATTPTQLWDALKGYPNVVMTFSGHTGQVVSGSTPAADGHPVAMFLQAMHAPDTNPVRIVTVDTAKGTITTQVRSSFDRSRPVGQQDVEEVYPYSATITGMRWARP, via the coding sequence GTGTGCGCCCTCGTCGGGTCGCTGGCCGGTTGCACGACGCCGACCCGCTCGCCCGCCCCGGCCAGCAGCCCACCACCGGCGAGCACGGCGATCACACCGACCACGGGTGCCGCCCCGACGCCGGAGCCGACGACGGAGCCGACCGCGGAGCCGCTGCCCGCGGTCGAGGACCCGGCGACGACGTTCTCGTTCGCGGTCATCCCCGACACCCAGCCCGAGGTGCGGGCCGACGACCCGCGCACCGACAAGCGCAACGCGTGGCTGGTCGCGCACCGTGGGCAGCTCAACCTGCAGTGGGTGCTGCACAGCGGGGACGTGCAGGACTGGGACACCCCCGACCACCAGCAGTGGGTCAGCATGAGCACGCGGTTCAGGGCGCTCGCGGCTGCCGGGATCCCGTTCATCGCCGCCCCCGGCAACCACGACACCGCGGCGGTCTGCGAGGGCGGGTCGGCCTGTCCCGGCGCGGACACCGCGGTGACGGTGCGCGACACCACGCTCTGGAACACCTACTACCCGCCGTCCTACTTCGGCTTCGAAGGGCTGGCGGAGCCCGGCCGCTCCGACAACGGCTTCCGCACCTTCCGGGCCGGTGGGGACGACTGGCTGGTCCTCAGCCTCGAGATCTGGCCCAGGCCGGGCATCGTCGACTGGGCGAAGCAGGTCGTGGCCTCGCACCCGCACCACAACGTCATCGTCCTGACCCACATGTTCCTCGAAGGCGACGGGTCGATCTCGACGACCAACGGCGGCTACGGGGCGACCACCCCGACGCAGCTGTGGGACGCGCTCAAGGGCTACCCCAACGTCGTCATGACCTTCTCGGGGCACACCGGTCAGGTCGTCTCCGGCTCCACCCCCGCGGCGGACGGGCACCCGGTCGCGATGTTCCTCCAGGCCATGCACGCGCCCGACACCAACCCGGTCCGCATCGTCACCGTCGACACCGCGAAGGGCACCATCACGACCCAGGTGCGGTCGAGCTTCGACCGCTCGAGACCGGTGGGGCAGCAGGACGTCGAGGAGGTCTACCCGTACTCGGCGACGATCACCGGCATGCGGTGGGCGCGCCCCTAG